The DNA region AAGCTGATCCTCATTGACATTTCTAGATCGTCGCCAATTCGAGAATACCTGAGTTTGCAAGCGCAAGTCCAGGGCAACTACTATGAAAATCTACTGCAGAgaacacacgcacacacattTGAAGCTAGACGCCAAAAAGTCCTTACCGTTTATGAGGGAGTTCATGTATGACTAAAACCAAGTCACCCGGCTCGTGGCCCATCTTGTGTTCTCCCACGCCGTCAAAAACAATTTCATCTCCTTCACGCATTCCTGGTTCAATGGTGGCCGACAGTTGCGCCGTTTCAGGTTCCGTAATGCCATTCGGGCACTCCTGAAGGACAAACCGTCAACAGCAGTGTCAGTGACAATACTCACCAGCATCAGAATCACGGCAATGTATAACGCCCATTTCACGCGCGCACGTATCTGTCCGTACCTTGCACCGTGGCCTCCAGGCTTTCCCTTGGTCGACGCACGTGTCATCTTGAATTTGATTCTGCACAATGAAACCGGGGCCCATTTGCTGCGTGATCACTCGAAGGCCGGGTCCCTTGCAGTCTGGTTTCTTTGTAAAGCAGTCGtcagcatgcatgcacataaCTGGCCTAGCGAACGAAATGTCAAGCGTCTCCCCTTTATACAGCTGCTCCAGCGACACATTGAGCCGCACGGTTGACGGCGGTGCTTTGGGAGTCTCTCGAGTTCTCCCTCCAAATCCACCGCCGAAGAAGTCGGAGAAGATATCTCCAAATGGATGTGATGCTTGTTGCATGCCGGACTGAAGCCTGTAGCATATCAGACCCaacagaaagaagcaaaaaacCTATGGGAGAAGATCATTTGACAGAACGCTTGAAACGAACCAAGACATGCATTGCAGCAAAGTGGATTCGAGCTGCCGAAGACCACTACACGGAGTTTACAACGCCTGTGAGCAAAGCAACACGGGCGGCAGCAGTCCCGACAAGAATGTAGGACTCACCTTTCGAGTCCCTCTTCCCCATATTCGTCATAGACCTGACGTTTCTCCGCGTTGTTCAGTACTTCATACGCAAAGGATATTTCCTTGAACTTTGCTTCAGCATTGGGTTCCTTATTCTTATCAGGATGGTACTTCATTGACAGCTTCCGGTAAGCCTTTTTTATTTCGTCAGCGCTGGCGTTGCGCTTTACACCGAGAACAGAATACAAATTCTGCTTTGCAGCAAGCACCATCAAGGGATAAGTCTGGAGGGAAAGTAGGCTCCAATTAGCTCTTTCAGGTACTCGCCATGTCTCCAGCAGCATTCCAAAAACTACACTAAGGGGAAGGAGTCCCTTGACAAGGTGCTGAAGCCCCATTTTGAAATTGCAGATCAGCTGTGATGGTGACAGAGAACGGACCGGTCAGTGAAGAGCGTACCAAACCGCCAAGCACTATGTAGGGCCCGTCTGTGTCTGCAGCAGGTGGCGTCGATCCGAAACTGCGCCCCTGACGATGGACCAGTACGATATCCGTCCCCCAGACGATAACGGTGAAATGGACACTGCAGTAGGAAAACGACAGCGTTGCTCCCACGTGAGGAAAATGGGGGTGACAGCGACACGTCTACACCAGAATCTGGCCACTAAGCCATTCCACAACGTACAAGAGAGCTGTtgtgcagagaaaggaaaccaaTGAATAAGAAGACAGGCAGCGTATGACGTCGGGAACCCCTTCTAGAGGAGACGGCATCACCGGGGGTTGCCGACAGCAAGCCACGTGGTCCTTACCCTCCAGATCGTCCTGGGACTCCCAGAACTGACCGGCAGCAAAAGAAACGATAAAGAATACTGTGTCCTtgcacagagaaacaagaaTGGGCCCTTTTGCTTCGTGGCCGGTCGTTGCCCCGCTGTCCTACAATTCTCCAGGTTTTTTTGCATGCCGCGCCCCTCGCCCGTGTCCCTTGGACGGTGTGCGCCTGGTTATCCAGGGGCGGGCAAGAGGCCTGAGCACACTGCGAAAAGCAGGAGGCTGGCAAATCTATCCGGTTTCATTTGCGTTTCCAAGGTCAGTTGGTTCGCCATGAATAATGCATCAAGCCTTGTGCTTCACAAAGAACTTTTTCCATGGGCtagagaaacgaaacagtGGCAAGCAGGTTCGTGTGTGTCATCGGTGAACGGCCTGGGAACAGGTCGTGCGGCTTGCCCCGTGGGCCACGCAGGAGTCACTACAAAAAAGTTCGCTGAAATTTTGTGTGTACTCGGGTAcgcgttcccgtctctccgcaggcTGGAGTCTCGGTTCAatgcaaagaagagagcctTCCAATTTTCCGCTTAACTTACTTCCCGCTTATTGTAGAAACATACGCCAGGCAGCGCACTCGGAATAAAGTGATGCGATGCGCGGGCAGCGCTTAACGAGACACTGCAATAGGCCGAGTCTCGTGGCCGCAGCAAGACAAGCAACCACGGCTGTGAGCCACCTTATAGAGCTCCAAAGTCGATGTGAATGATCATGTATGCGTATAATCCTTTGGTGTCTTCACTATCGTCTCGTGCCACAGCATCCAGGCCGGCGGAGTTTATGCAGGAATCTGGTGGGCCCCTTGCGTTGTTTCGAGGCAaatcgccttctctcgtcgtATCGCGAAAGACTGGTGTCTccctgctgctgctgcgcagCATCGCTGTTTTCCATCTTGTTTTTCGTTCAGTGTTGAGTGTGGACACTGTGGCAACATTAAAGAATGTATTCTCCTGCGTGGCTGCTGCCGTTCCCAAGCACTGGGCGCGTCCCCTAGTgacgccccccccccctggGAATggcgccggcgtcttcgtttttcggGATTTCCTATTCTGTTTCCGCTGCGGACCACTTGCTCATCACTCGCATATTGAGAGGGGATAAGATATCTACGAACGGCGAACTCTGCTCAGAGAGGGGTGGCGGTGGGCGTTGGTGGGAACTTCCGCCTTAACAGAGTGAACTGACCGTGGTAAGGCCAGTCCGACAACGGAAAGAATTTCGCTTGTTTCGCAGACCATACAACTTGCAAGATGGTTGGTTACAAGTCTCTTCGAaggtctcgcctctttcaaACTCTTCCTTTGCTTTATCTTTTCCCTTGTCCGTTTCTGGGACAGTATGCCATTGCTATTGTGGCGCTGGTAACACCTCATGCATATTCCGTCCATCCTGGAGTTGCTTCCGACTCCTTCGCTCCTGCTGATTGCCGCTTGCGTGTGAAGCCACCGACGAGTAGCCGTGTTTACCTCGAGGGCCCGCGTGCGAATCGTTTCTGTCGGAACTCGCTGTCGAGGCAAAGCTCGCAGCATGCAGTGAATTGCAACGCGTGTGGTTTCCTACTACCGGGCCTTGCGGAGGGCCGGTCCCGTGGCCCAAGCAGCTCCACACGTGCTGCGTGTCGTCCCGTCGCTCTTGGTCCGTTACTGCGCGAGGCCATTCGCCACACAGCGTCGTTTGCGGGCAG from Neospora caninum Liverpool complete genome, chromosome VIIb includes:
- a CDS encoding putative DnaJ protein; the protein is MVLAAKQNLYSVLGVKRNASADEIKKAYRKLSMKYHPDKNKEPNAEAKFKEISFAYEVLNNAEKRQVYDEYGEEGLERLQSGMQQASHPFGDIFSDFFGGGFGGRTRETPKAPPSTVRLNVSLEQLYKGETLDISFARPVMCMHADDCFTKKPDCKGPGLRVITQQMGPGFIVQNQIQDDTCVDQGKAWRPRCKECPNGITEPETAQLSATIEPGMREGDEIVFDGVGEHKMGHEPGDLVLVIHELPHKRRFS